From a region of the Gemmatimonadetes bacterium SCN 70-22 genome:
- a CDS encoding flagellar basal-body rod protein FlgG → MNPALRTAASGMAAQQTRTEVIANNLANVNTTAFKRSRAQFTDLLYQNVQQMTVVGQPDAETRDAIQVGRGVRLVAVTRLETQGAMAQTGRALDVGIQGDGYFQVSLPDGSTAYTRDGNFGLSDKGLLVTNDGYQVVPGITFPDGATDVSISRTGIISATKDGQPIELGRIELARFINPAGLQGRGGSLYTATLSAGEPMTGYPDEQGMGALVTGMLETSNVEIVQEMVDMIEAQRAYQINSKAVQAADEMSQTTTQMVR, encoded by the coding sequence ATGAATCCCGCCCTTCGCACCGCGGCCAGCGGCATGGCCGCGCAGCAGACCCGCACCGAGGTCATCGCCAACAACCTCGCGAACGTCAACACGACGGCGTTCAAGCGTAGCCGCGCGCAGTTCACCGACCTGCTGTACCAGAACGTTCAGCAGATGACCGTGGTCGGGCAGCCAGACGCGGAGACGCGCGACGCGATCCAGGTCGGGCGTGGCGTCCGCCTCGTCGCGGTGACGCGGCTCGAGACGCAGGGTGCGATGGCGCAGACGGGGCGCGCACTCGATGTCGGCATCCAGGGCGACGGCTACTTCCAGGTGTCGCTCCCCGACGGCAGCACGGCGTACACGCGCGACGGCAACTTCGGGCTCTCCGACAAGGGCCTGCTCGTCACGAACGACGGCTACCAGGTCGTCCCCGGCATCACCTTCCCCGACGGCGCCACCGATGTCTCGATATCGCGCACCGGCATCATCAGCGCCACGAAGGACGGCCAGCCGATCGAGCTCGGCCGCATCGAGCTGGCGCGCTTCATCAACCCTGCAGGGCTCCAGGGGCGCGGCGGAAGCCTCTACACCGCGACGCTCTCGGCGGGCGAGCCGATGACCGGCTATCCGGACGAACAAGGGATGGGCGCCCTCGTCACCGGGATGCTCGAGACCTCGAACGTGGAGATCGTGCAGGAGATGGTCGACATGATCGAGGCGCAGCGTGCCTACCAGATCAACTCGAAGGCGGTGCAAGCGGCCGACGAGATGTCGCAGACCACGACGCAAATGGTGCGCTGA
- a CDS encoding flagellar hook-associated protein FlgK, translating into MAGIFGLLGIARSGMLASQQAVDVTGQNVANVHTPGYTRQRVDQVALPSVYLPPAGHFGVGTMVTDVARTRDALLDQVYRANAGGAGAASAREDGLSRLEGIFGEPSSSGLAAGLDAFWNGWSDLASDPTSLAARGVVQQRGAAVASQLNRFAAQIDTLANDGRQRAQLTVDEINSLVAQVAGLNRDIVAAESGGHTANTLRDTRDLLLDRLAAHGDLQVTEAADGSVGVRLGGLLLVDSADPGKLTLSSIGGRWQVASARTPDRPVDVGGALQATLDLVNDDYPEAMATLDGLARALVGAVNGIHQSGELFGTTPPVAAPEFFRTDPLAPTPEADPFRTARGIRLGVQVAADLRNIAAGDAGTGASNTGVASRLAALRDTPVTFVNGSGVPETETIGNIHRGLVTGVALRVSRAESNDAVQRALVQSADARRASVSGVSQDEELANLIKYQQSYAAAARLITVADELAQTLIGMAR; encoded by the coding sequence GTGGCCGGCATCTTCGGGCTCCTGGGAATCGCGCGCTCCGGCATGCTCGCCAGCCAGCAGGCGGTAGACGTGACCGGCCAGAACGTCGCCAACGTTCACACCCCCGGCTACACGCGGCAGCGCGTCGACCAGGTCGCCCTGCCGTCCGTGTACCTGCCCCCGGCAGGACACTTCGGCGTCGGCACCATGGTGACCGACGTCGCCCGCACGCGCGACGCCCTGCTCGACCAGGTCTATCGCGCGAATGCCGGAGGCGCCGGCGCCGCGTCGGCACGCGAGGACGGACTCTCGCGACTCGAGGGCATCTTCGGCGAACCGTCGTCCAGCGGACTGGCCGCGGGGCTCGATGCATTCTGGAACGGGTGGAGCGATCTCGCCTCCGACCCCACCTCACTCGCCGCCCGGGGCGTCGTGCAGCAGCGGGGGGCCGCCGTCGCCAGTCAGCTCAATCGCTTCGCCGCCCAGATCGATACGCTCGCCAACGACGGGCGCCAGCGCGCACAGCTCACCGTCGACGAGATCAACTCACTCGTGGCGCAGGTCGCGGGGCTGAATCGCGACATCGTGGCCGCGGAATCGGGGGGCCATACCGCCAACACGTTGCGTGATACGCGCGACCTGCTCCTCGACCGGCTTGCAGCTCACGGTGACCTGCAGGTGACCGAGGCTGCCGACGGCAGCGTCGGCGTCCGCCTCGGCGGGCTGCTCCTCGTGGACTCCGCCGATCCCGGCAAACTGACTCTCTCGTCCATCGGGGGACGGTGGCAGGTCGCGTCGGCCCGCACCCCCGATCGCCCCGTCGACGTCGGCGGGGCGCTCCAGGCGACGCTCGACCTGGTCAACGACGACTACCCCGAGGCGATGGCGACCCTCGATGGCCTCGCCCGCGCCCTCGTCGGCGCCGTGAATGGCATCCACCAGTCGGGCGAGCTGTTCGGGACGACACCGCCGGTAGCGGCGCCCGAGTTCTTCCGCACCGACCCGCTGGCGCCTACGCCCGAGGCGGACCCGTTCCGGACGGCGCGCGGCATTCGGCTCGGTGTCCAGGTCGCCGCCGACCTGCGGAACATCGCCGCCGGCGACGCAGGGACCGGGGCGTCGAACACTGGAGTCGCGAGCCGGCTCGCGGCTCTGCGCGACACGCCGGTCACGTTCGTCAACGGCAGCGGCGTCCCCGAGACCGAGACCATCGGCAACATCCACCGTGGACTCGTCACGGGCGTCGCCCTTCGGGTCAGCCGCGCGGAATCGAACGACGCGGTGCAGCGCGCGCTGGTGCAGAGCGCCGACGCTCGGCGTGCTTCGGTGAGCGGTGTCTCCCAGGACGAGGAACTCGCAAACCTCATCAAGTACCAGCAGTCGTACGCGGCGGCCGCGAGGCTCATCACCGTCGCAGACGAGCTTGCGCAGACGCTGATCGGGATGGCCCGCTAG
- a CDS encoding flagellar biosynthesis protein FlhA, with amino-acid sequence MATLIGDGPARRAPTAEVAFAIAVLVVIALFVIPLPAVLLDLGIALSIGLSLVVLLVALQATDPLDFSSFPQLLLLLTLYRLVLNVASTRLILSDGHAGAIIQAFGNFVIGGNYAVGLILFLILITINFIVITKGSGRVAEVSARFVLDAMPGKQMAIDAQLNAGHIDHVEAERKRERITRHADFYAGMDGASKFVKGDAIAGLLITAVNIIGGFFIGVIQKGLPFGEALAKFTVLSVGDGLVTQVPALIISTAAGIMVTHAGGEDRMGVTVATQLGAQSKPMYLSAGVLALFAVIPGLPAIPFLVLGAGLFLVGRAAQRSEEKRRTAAQVAEHAPPAPPADPLEDLLQTDTIELDVGFGLVSLVQEQSGGHLMEKLALLRKQAGLELGILMPAVRTRDNAGLAANGYVIRFRGTEVARGEVLPRFFLAVDTGHTSGIVDGIDTVDPSFGMRAKWIAGNRKSDAEALGYVVVDATTVITTHLLEVLKAHAAEVLGRQDVQEVLNTLKKTHPALVEEVVPAKLSLGVVHRVVQRLLRERVPIRDLVTILESIGDAADSTKDPELLTEHARRALGPVIARQFADESGTVYAITVGPRLEQALSSLFSPRPGQVSAPLGPDVLPNLIGQLAELSTHHGSVGRPAPLIVPSHLRLHMRRMLDPVFPQVPVLSLAELPPSVEISKVASWEMPAQVVAA; translated from the coding sequence ATCGCCACCCTCATCGGCGACGGGCCGGCCCGCCGCGCTCCCACCGCCGAAGTGGCGTTCGCCATCGCGGTGCTGGTGGTGATCGCCCTCTTCGTGATTCCGCTCCCGGCGGTGCTCCTCGACCTCGGGATCGCGCTGTCGATCGGCCTCTCGCTCGTCGTGCTGCTCGTGGCCCTGCAGGCGACCGACCCGCTCGATTTCTCGTCGTTCCCGCAGTTGCTGTTGCTGCTGACGCTGTATCGCCTGGTGTTGAATGTCGCCTCGACACGCCTCATCCTGTCGGACGGGCACGCCGGCGCCATCATCCAGGCGTTCGGCAACTTTGTCATCGGCGGCAACTACGCGGTCGGGCTGATCCTCTTTCTCATCCTGATCACGATCAACTTCATCGTGATCACGAAGGGCTCGGGGCGCGTGGCCGAGGTCTCGGCGCGCTTCGTCCTCGATGCGATGCCCGGCAAGCAGATGGCGATCGACGCCCAGCTCAACGCCGGGCACATCGACCACGTCGAGGCCGAGCGGAAGCGCGAGCGGATCACGCGCCATGCCGACTTCTACGCCGGCATGGACGGCGCCTCGAAGTTCGTGAAGGGCGACGCGATCGCCGGACTGCTGATTACCGCGGTCAATATCATCGGCGGCTTCTTCATCGGCGTGATCCAGAAGGGGCTGCCGTTCGGTGAGGCGCTCGCGAAGTTCACCGTCCTCTCGGTGGGCGATGGGCTCGTCACGCAGGTGCCCGCGCTGATCATCTCCACCGCGGCTGGCATCATGGTGACGCATGCGGGGGGCGAGGATCGCATGGGCGTCACGGTCGCGACGCAGCTCGGCGCGCAGTCGAAGCCGATGTACCTCTCCGCCGGCGTACTCGCGCTCTTCGCGGTCATCCCCGGGCTCCCGGCCATCCCGTTCCTCGTGCTCGGCGCCGGGCTCTTCCTCGTCGGACGTGCGGCGCAGCGCAGCGAGGAGAAGCGCCGCACGGCCGCGCAGGTGGCGGAGCACGCGCCACCGGCGCCGCCGGCCGACCCGCTCGAGGACCTCCTGCAGACCGACACGATCGAGCTCGACGTGGGCTTCGGCCTGGTCAGCCTGGTGCAGGAGCAGTCCGGCGGCCACCTCATGGAGAAGCTCGCCCTGCTGCGCAAGCAGGCGGGGCTCGAGCTGGGGATCCTGATGCCGGCGGTGCGTACGCGCGACAACGCCGGCCTCGCGGCCAACGGTTACGTCATCCGCTTCCGCGGGACCGAGGTGGCGCGCGGCGAGGTGCTCCCGCGCTTCTTCCTCGCCGTCGACACCGGCCACACCAGCGGCATCGTCGACGGCATCGACACCGTCGATCCCAGCTTCGGCATGCGGGCCAAGTGGATCGCTGGCAACCGGAAGTCCGACGCGGAGGCGCTCGGCTACGTCGTCGTCGATGCCACGACGGTGATCACGACGCACCTGCTCGAGGTGCTCAAGGCGCACGCCGCCGAGGTGCTCGGGAGGCAGGATGTGCAGGAGGTCCTCAACACGCTGAAGAAGACGCACCCCGCGCTCGTGGAGGAGGTCGTCCCCGCGAAGCTGTCGCTCGGCGTCGTGCATCGCGTAGTGCAGCGGCTGTTGCGCGAACGCGTGCCGATCCGCGACCTCGTGACGATCCTCGAGTCGATCGGCGACGCCGCGGATTCCACGAAGGATCCCGAGCTGCTCACGGAGCATGCGCGTCGCGCGCTCGGTCCCGTCATCGCGCGGCAGTTCGCCGACGAATCCGGCACCGTCTACGCCATCACGGTCGGGCCGCGACTCGAGCAGGCGCTGTCATCGCTCTTCAGTCCGCGCCCCGGTCAGGTGTCGGCGCCGCTGGGTCCCGACGTGCTTCCGAACCTCATCGGGCAGCTCGCCGAACTGTCCACGCATCACGGCAGCGTGGGGCGTCCCGCCCCGCTGATCGTGCCCAGTCACCTTCGCCTGCACATGCGACGGATGCTCGATCCGGTATTTCCACAGGTCCCCGTGCTCTCGCTCGCCGAGCTCCCTCCGTCGGTTGAGATCAGCAAGGTCGCGTCGTGGGAGATGCCGGCGCAGGTGGTCGCCGCGTGA
- a CDS encoding sulfite dehydrogenase, with the protein MAAPGDADRDASAEGGALTRRDLLAGAAGAVGGALLTGIPGVASSQAKPPATARPVVPADPTKVQGAPTSAVGKRTPFFDPARNPTGEVVGNSLTPIEKLSGTITPADLHFERHHAGIPAIDPERHTLMVHGLVDRPTVLTMEDIKRFPQVTRTYFIECSGNGRNAFRDPKPEMTPQKVAGMSCNTEWTGVPLAVILRETGVLDSAKWFLAEGGDACLMTRSVPIEKAWDDAMLVWGQNGELLRPEQGFPLRLLLPGWEGNINIKWLRRLEFGTRPWMTRWETSKYTDPLPNGTARSFSFEVDAKSIITSPAHPDVLKGKGWRPINGIAWSGRGRITRVEVSTDGGATWHEAELMNAPTPKAHVRFQYMWNWNGRASILLSRATDETGYLQPTRAKLIEVRGIGTDFHFNPIYGARVQADGKVFFHGET; encoded by the coding sequence GTGGCTGCCCCGGGCGATGCCGACCGGGACGCCTCGGCGGAGGGGGGCGCCCTCACCAGGCGCGACCTGCTCGCCGGGGCGGCCGGCGCCGTGGGCGGTGCGCTCCTCACCGGCATTCCCGGTGTAGCCTCCAGCCAGGCGAAGCCGCCGGCCACGGCGCGACCGGTCGTCCCGGCCGATCCCACCAAGGTCCAGGGGGCACCCACCAGCGCCGTCGGCAAGCGCACGCCGTTCTTCGATCCCGCGCGCAACCCGACCGGTGAAGTCGTCGGCAACTCGCTGACGCCGATCGAGAAGCTCAGCGGGACGATTACCCCCGCCGACCTGCACTTCGAGCGGCACCACGCGGGAATCCCGGCCATCGATCCCGAGCGGCATACGCTCATGGTGCACGGCCTGGTCGACCGTCCGACCGTCCTGACGATGGAGGACATCAAGCGCTTCCCGCAGGTGACCCGCACGTACTTCATCGAGTGCTCGGGAAACGGGCGCAACGCCTTCCGCGATCCCAAGCCCGAGATGACGCCGCAGAAGGTTGCCGGCATGTCGTGCAACACCGAGTGGACGGGCGTCCCGCTGGCGGTGATCCTGCGCGAAACGGGCGTCTTGGATTCCGCCAAGTGGTTCCTGGCCGAAGGAGGTGACGCCTGCCTCATGACGCGCTCCGTCCCGATCGAGAAGGCGTGGGATGATGCCATGCTGGTGTGGGGGCAGAACGGCGAGCTCCTCCGCCCCGAGCAGGGCTTCCCCCTCCGCCTCCTCCTCCCGGGATGGGAGGGCAACATCAACATCAAGTGGCTGCGCCGCCTCGAGTTCGGGACGCGGCCGTGGATGACGCGGTGGGAGACGTCGAAGTACACGGACCCGCTCCCCAACGGCACGGCGCGCTCGTTCAGCTTCGAGGTCGACGCCAAGTCGATCATCACCTCTCCCGCCCACCCCGACGTCCTCAAGGGAAAGGGGTGGCGCCCGATCAACGGGATCGCGTGGTCGGGACGCGGGCGCATCACGCGCGTCGAGGTGTCGACCGACGGCGGCGCCACGTGGCACGAGGCGGAGTTGATGAATGCGCCGACGCCCAAGGCGCACGTGCGCTTTCAGTACATGTGGAACTGGAACGGACGGGCGTCCATCCTGCTCAGCCGCGCGACCGACGAGACGGGGTACCTCCAGCCGACGAGGGCCAAGCTGATCGAGGTGCGCGGGATCGGCACCGACTTCCACTTCAACCCGATCTACGGCGCCCGGGTGCAGGCGGACGGCAAGGTCTTCTTCCACGGGGAGACATGA
- a CDS encoding flagellar biosynthetic protein FliR: MTAALALLGMRVTGLLLVAPAFSARNVPTPLRAGLTILLTVLLAPIAHQRATASGLALVITPAAMLGEALVGVVIGVGAAILVGAASVAGEAAGMQAGLSGAAIFDPLGGHDSTALQQFFTLFATVIMFAVNGHLVMLEALATSVQRLPLGATLHTADGLRALVLQGDALFSLGLQFAAPAIAAAVLANTALAVLGRAAPQLNLLSVAFPLQIGVGLITLALAVPFIGMLLGDWWLSFGSRSGQLLGILARGQ, encoded by the coding sequence ATGACGGCGGCCCTCGCGTTGCTGGGCATGCGCGTGACGGGGCTCCTGCTCGTCGCGCCGGCGTTCAGCGCGCGGAACGTCCCGACGCCGCTCCGCGCGGGGCTCACGATCCTCCTGACGGTGCTGCTGGCGCCGATCGCGCACCAGCGGGCGACGGCCTCCGGCCTCGCGCTCGTCATCACGCCTGCCGCCATGCTCGGCGAGGCACTCGTCGGCGTCGTGATCGGCGTGGGCGCCGCGATCCTCGTCGGTGCGGCGAGCGTCGCCGGCGAGGCGGCGGGGATGCAGGCCGGCCTCTCCGGCGCCGCGATCTTCGACCCCCTCGGCGGACACGACTCCACCGCGCTGCAGCAGTTCTTCACCCTTTTCGCCACCGTGATCATGTTCGCGGTGAACGGGCACCTGGTGATGCTCGAGGCGCTCGCCACGAGCGTGCAGCGGCTCCCGCTCGGCGCGACGCTTCACACCGCCGACGGATTGCGGGCGCTCGTGCTCCAGGGCGACGCGCTCTTCTCGCTGGGGCTCCAGTTCGCGGCGCCCGCGATTGCCGCCGCGGTGCTCGCCAACACCGCGCTCGCGGTCCTCGGACGTGCCGCCCCGCAGCTCAACCTGCTCAGCGTCGCCTTCCCGCTGCAGATCGGCGTCGGGCTGATCACGCTCGCGCTCGCGGTGCCGTTCATCGGCATGCTGCTCGGCGACTGGTGGCTCTCCTTCGGGAGCCGGTCCGGGCAGCTGCTCGGGATCCTCGCCCGCGGGCAGTGA
- a CDS encoding flagella basal body P-ring formation protein FlgA, producing the protein MPLLASALAIAIPSHALAQVAARDLPRNSVLTANDIMVDTGASASPVGWITRRTIRLGEPLAAPAIAPPRVVRRGATITIVHDDGTVRVSRRAEALCDAAVDEPCRVRVRGHEDSRPRLLSGRVVAPGVVAIERPH; encoded by the coding sequence GTGCCGCTGCTTGCGTCAGCGCTCGCGATCGCGATCCCGTCACACGCTCTCGCCCAGGTGGCCGCGCGCGACCTGCCCCGGAACTCCGTGTTGACCGCCAACGACATCATGGTGGACACGGGGGCATCGGCATCGCCCGTCGGCTGGATCACGCGTCGCACCATCCGGCTCGGCGAGCCGCTCGCGGCGCCGGCGATCGCGCCGCCGCGAGTCGTGCGGCGCGGTGCGACGATCACCATCGTCCACGACGACGGCACGGTGCGCGTCAGCCGCCGCGCCGAGGCGCTGTGCGATGCCGCGGTCGACGAGCCCTGCCGCGTTCGTGTGCGCGGCCACGAGGATTCCCGCCCGCGCCTGCTGTCCGGCCGCGTCGTCGCGCCCGGCGTCGTCGCCATCGAACGTCCTCACTGA
- a CDS encoding flagellar biosynthetic protein FliP — MTRLAPQLDLQLGTPGAAGAGGAGGVRLSGTVGVVVMLGLLTLLPTLVLMMTSFTRILLVLHFVKQGVGTQTGLPNQLIAALALILTFFVMGPTLSQVNRDAITPWMDGRMEQGEMLEIGAKPLRAFMLRQTRPSDVRAFVRMSGAAAPASLADVPLVTLMSAFATSELRTAFAIGFAVLLPFLVIDVVVSSTLMSMGFVMLPPAMVSLPFKLLLFVLVDGWSLVMQSLVTSFR, encoded by the coding sequence GTGACGCGCCTCGCGCCGCAGCTCGATCTCCAGCTGGGCACACCGGGCGCCGCAGGGGCGGGTGGCGCCGGTGGAGTGCGACTCTCCGGTACCGTCGGAGTCGTCGTCATGCTCGGCTTGCTCACGCTGCTCCCGACGCTCGTCCTCATGATGACGAGCTTCACGCGCATCCTCCTCGTGCTCCACTTCGTGAAGCAGGGCGTCGGGACGCAGACCGGGCTGCCGAACCAGCTCATCGCCGCGCTGGCGCTCATCCTCACCTTCTTCGTGATGGGCCCGACGTTGAGCCAGGTGAACCGGGACGCGATCACCCCGTGGATGGACGGGCGCATGGAGCAGGGGGAGATGCTGGAGATCGGTGCCAAGCCGCTTCGTGCCTTCATGCTGCGCCAGACGCGCCCCTCCGACGTTCGCGCCTTCGTGCGGATGAGCGGCGCGGCGGCGCCCGCTTCGCTCGCCGACGTGCCGCTCGTGACGCTGATGTCTGCCTTCGCGACGAGCGAACTGCGCACCGCCTTCGCGATCGGGTTCGCCGTGCTGCTCCCCTTCCTGGTCATCGACGTCGTCGTGTCGTCCACGCTGATGAGCATGGGCTTCGTGATGCTGCCACCGGCGATGGTGTCACTGCCGTTCAAGCTGCTGCTGTTCGTGCTCGTCGATGGCTGGTCGCTCGTGATGCAGAGTCTCGTCACGAGCTTCCGGTGA